The following coding sequences are from one bacterium SCSIO 12741 window:
- the thrA gene encoding bifunctional aspartate kinase/homoserine dehydrogenase I: MKILKFGGKSLAEREGRKNALQIIKYEKQQGEVAVVVSAIGDTTDRLQSWIDEAVNLEGWKKAWMDFTEIYKDYLHLPEVQDLLKELESKGKQTALDSNKDQLANEVLAYGERLSSELIAHELQNLGLKALPIDARKLIKVRDGAVLERQSRENTELYFEHFNFDQIPVITGYIASDEQGRTQTLGRNGSNYSASLLSNFLQAEEFQNWTNVDGVFTAKPDLVDDARVIEKMTYQEAHEMANFGTNVLHPKTLSPLLETNIRLSIRNTFKPDFPGTQVDSKGGRKGIKSISVLENVAMISIEGSGLLDNIGIDARIFAALSKANISIRLIAQASSERGIGFVVDKDQGKQAQKALQAEFWPEWEKGWIRSIALNTEIAIIAILGRHNYSLEKAISGLRRNRIWMHLISNSISGFHISLVVDSKHLQKAVNVVHSQVFGALKTIHVFGLGKGVVGGTLIDQLLATSPQLIEQRRLQIKVIGVADSRRILYRPEGITSDWRRELANSREVNNLEDLLKTLKQSGLENLVIADNTSSQEISNRYPDILRAGIDLVASNKKHNSGSLEVYQRVRQLVERKGRKFYYETNVGAGLPIIDTLKHLRDSADVLTEIKGVYSGSLSYLFNTFSEGKKSFTDVLLEARELGYTEPDPREDLSGLDVARKLVILAREAGVDVSLEDVKVEGLIPESLRELDSFEDLLKYRNELDEDYLNRLKSIAQDHVLRYVGEANCRTGELKVSLVQVPRSTALGQMKGADSLFEIYTEAYGQNPMIIQGAGAGGEVTARGVYSDLIRIGS; encoded by the coding sequence ATGAAGATTTTAAAATTTGGCGGAAAGTCGCTGGCAGAGCGCGAAGGAAGAAAGAACGCTTTGCAAATAATTAAATACGAAAAACAGCAAGGGGAAGTGGCTGTGGTCGTTTCAGCTATAGGAGATACCACCGATCGTTTGCAAAGCTGGATAGATGAAGCCGTGAACCTGGAAGGCTGGAAAAAAGCGTGGATGGACTTCACAGAAATCTACAAGGATTACCTGCATTTACCTGAGGTTCAAGACTTGTTAAAGGAATTGGAATCTAAAGGAAAACAAACAGCACTTGACTCCAACAAGGATCAGCTGGCCAATGAAGTACTTGCCTATGGCGAACGATTGAGCAGCGAACTCATCGCTCATGAATTGCAGAATTTGGGCTTAAAAGCACTTCCCATTGATGCACGCAAATTGATAAAGGTTCGTGATGGAGCCGTATTAGAGCGCCAATCCAGAGAGAATACCGAATTGTATTTCGAGCATTTCAATTTTGATCAAATTCCTGTGATTACCGGCTACATTGCCTCAGATGAGCAGGGGAGAACCCAAACGCTGGGAAGAAACGGAAGCAATTACTCGGCCTCGCTGTTGTCTAATTTTCTCCAAGCCGAAGAATTTCAAAACTGGACCAATGTAGATGGCGTATTTACCGCTAAACCTGACTTGGTGGACGATGCCCGGGTTATTGAAAAGATGACTTACCAGGAAGCCCATGAAATGGCCAATTTTGGAACCAATGTTCTGCATCCCAAAACGTTGAGCCCTTTACTGGAGACGAACATTCGACTGAGCATACGCAATACCTTTAAACCCGATTTTCCTGGAACTCAGGTGGACTCGAAAGGCGGCCGGAAAGGCATTAAATCCATTTCGGTGCTGGAAAACGTGGCCATGATTTCCATTGAAGGCAGTGGACTGCTTGACAACATTGGTATTGATGCCCGCATATTTGCGGCTTTAAGCAAGGCCAACATAAGCATACGCCTGATTGCCCAAGCCTCTTCGGAACGTGGAATCGGTTTCGTGGTGGACAAAGATCAGGGAAAGCAAGCGCAGAAAGCCCTGCAAGCCGAATTCTGGCCAGAGTGGGAAAAAGGATGGATCAGATCCATAGCGCTGAATACAGAGATTGCCATAATCGCCATATTAGGTCGGCACAACTACAGCCTTGAAAAAGCTATTTCCGGTCTGCGCCGAAATCGAATTTGGATGCACTTGATTAGCAACAGTATTTCCGGTTTCCACATCTCTCTCGTAGTAGATAGTAAGCATTTACAAAAAGCGGTCAACGTGGTACATAGCCAGGTATTTGGAGCGCTTAAAACGATCCATGTATTTGGCTTAGGCAAAGGAGTGGTAGGAGGTACCCTCATTGATCAGCTATTGGCCACTTCGCCTCAGTTGATTGAGCAGCGCCGTTTACAGATTAAGGTGATTGGGGTAGCCGATTCTCGCCGAATACTTTATCGGCCAGAGGGAATAACAAGCGACTGGAGAAGGGAGCTGGCCAATAGCAGAGAGGTCAACAACCTGGAAGATTTGCTCAAAACGCTGAAACAATCGGGATTGGAAAACCTGGTAATAGCGGATAATACCTCTTCTCAGGAGATTTCGAATCGCTATCCAGATATTCTTCGGGCGGGTATTGATTTGGTCGCTTCTAACAAAAAGCACAATTCTGGCTCCCTGGAAGTCTATCAGCGGGTGCGTCAATTGGTGGAGCGAAAGGGTCGCAAGTTTTACTATGAAACCAACGTAGGAGCCGGTTTACCCATTATTGATACCCTCAAGCATTTACGCGATTCAGCCGATGTGCTCACCGAGATTAAAGGCGTATACAGTGGTTCTTTGAGTTACCTGTTTAATACCTTTTCTGAGGGAAAGAAATCTTTTACTGATGTGCTTTTAGAGGCTCGTGAACTGGGGTATACGGAACCTGATCCTCGGGAAGATCTGTCGGGATTGGATGTGGCTCGTAAGCTCGTTATCCTGGCTCGTGAAGCAGGTGTTGATGTCAGTTTGGAGGATGTGAAGGTGGAAGGATTGATTCCTGAATCGCTCCGTGAATTGGATTCTTTTGAAGACTTGCTGAAATACCGAAATGAATTGGATGAGGACTATTTGAATAGACTTAAAAGTATAGCTCAAGACCACGTATTGAGGTATGTTGGAGAAGCCAATTGTCGCACAGGAGAGCTTAAGGTTTCTTTGGTTCAGGTTCCGCGTTCGACGGCCCTCGGGCAAATGAAAGGAGCGGATTCTCTGTTTGAAATTTATACTGAGGCCTATGGCCAAAATCCAATGATTATTCAGGGTGCTGGTGCCGGCGGTGAAGTGACTGCAAGAGGGGTGTATTCGGATTTGATTCGGATTGGAAGTTGA
- a CDS encoding erythromycin esterase family protein → MKSVVCFLLGCLLAVSVHSQVLNLGSLDTVDFSEDTKTELKRQLKDARVVVLGEQTHGIAEEYLGFSRMVKFLHEEMGFQVLIQEYCFFSTHEVNQQLEANESAQALRQTMYWPQGKSLEYNALFDYLDAQRKLGKPIQVEGFDSRLTQRKTVKQWFDQLLSHFLSPASSSEFKAMARKAIHQVIEREYTDTLTTSNEKERAYELLDQMIEYYQSLPTHGRDVQRLKSLKAFAQNAWNPMGYSDQDLRRYHYREHQMAENLLWLIEEVYQEERIIVHMHNGHAAKNIESFQAYTRDSSGLKNVTVGSLLNERLGAACFIVGTTAYAGNHCRWDFKPIVIPPAHPTSLEAELHRTNLTYCWINLEEHKEPFYLFFNEFNNWVPSSEIKAPYGQMFDALIFYDRVNPPQSLEK, encoded by the coding sequence TTGAAGTCGGTTGTTTGTTTTTTGCTGGGATGTTTGCTTGCGGTCTCTGTTCATTCCCAGGTTCTGAATTTAGGGTCGCTGGATACGGTTGATTTTAGTGAAGACACCAAGACTGAACTAAAACGACAGCTCAAGGATGCCCGAGTGGTGGTTCTTGGTGAGCAAACTCATGGAATAGCGGAAGAGTACCTGGGATTCTCAAGAATGGTCAAATTTCTTCATGAAGAAATGGGATTTCAAGTCTTGATTCAGGAGTACTGTTTTTTTAGTACTCATGAGGTTAATCAACAACTCGAAGCCAATGAATCCGCTCAGGCATTACGACAAACGATGTATTGGCCTCAGGGAAAATCGCTGGAATACAATGCTTTATTCGATTACCTGGATGCGCAGCGAAAACTGGGTAAACCCATTCAAGTCGAGGGATTTGATAGCAGGTTGACCCAACGAAAAACGGTGAAGCAGTGGTTTGATCAGTTGTTGTCCCATTTTCTTAGTCCGGCAAGTAGTTCGGAGTTTAAGGCTATGGCTCGCAAAGCCATTCATCAGGTAATTGAACGAGAATACACTGATACCCTTACCACATCCAATGAAAAAGAGAGAGCCTATGAACTACTTGATCAAATGATTGAATACTATCAGAGTCTTCCTACTCATGGGCGAGATGTGCAACGACTTAAAAGTCTGAAAGCTTTTGCTCAGAATGCCTGGAATCCCATGGGTTATTCAGATCAAGACTTGCGGCGATACCATTACCGGGAACATCAAATGGCCGAAAACCTGTTGTGGTTGATTGAAGAGGTATATCAGGAGGAAAGGATTATCGTACACATGCACAATGGACATGCCGCGAAAAACATTGAGTCTTTTCAGGCCTATACTCGCGATAGTTCTGGATTAAAGAATGTGACAGTGGGAAGTTTGTTGAATGAACGATTGGGCGCTGCCTGTTTTATAGTGGGTACCACGGCTTATGCTGGAAACCACTGCCGCTGGGATTTTAAGCCAATTGTTATTCCTCCAGCCCATCCTACAAGTCTCGAAGCTGAGTTACATCGGACGAATCTAACTTACTGCTGGATCAATCTGGAGGAGCATAAGGAGCCCTTTTACCTGTTTTTTAATGAGTTTAATAACTGGGTGCCATCGTCTGAGATTAAAGCCCCTTATGGCCAAATGTTCGATGCCCTTATTTTTTATGATCGTGTTAATCCTCCGCAGTCTCTTGAAAAATAA
- a CDS encoding beta-lactamase family protein yields the protein MGILIGFGLQACQQVAEEVAPPSFSLEREATNYLSAMAGNHRFNGQVLIAKGDNVLYRKALGYADRSNEKAFDDSSRFLIGSITKPFTAAAVLILVESGELALEDRLNKYFPEFPRAHEVTIRHLLNHTSGIKDYHELPNWKEESQRALLTSMDVVKAVARESYRYEPGEKFHYSNTGYILLGLIIEQVSGQTFDHYLDMQIFQPLGLSHTGVIKNSVSIPNLVKGYRTNPLGSQEAEWINYDQPFSSGNVYSNLEDLRCFTRAVFQGTLFATHHLESIGAESSSIYELGWGIRSLDSLQLIGHVGAMNGFVGGISYWPEEDLFIGYLTNDDNTPRFEISHSLSQLALGYKVPIPERKTYRNQTDVDIGLYTGRYLVKPGDTLRVYEDGGQLYLQETGQESHIMFGYGANRFDFERLEFNAVFRDSIGEGFQTLVFENKGNTFLQANRVPKGAF from the coding sequence TTGGGGATCCTGATTGGATTTGGGCTTCAGGCTTGCCAACAAGTTGCAGAGGAAGTAGCTCCTCCAAGCTTTTCACTCGAACGGGAAGCCACCAACTATTTGTCAGCGATGGCGGGTAACCATCGATTCAATGGTCAAGTGCTCATCGCCAAAGGGGATAATGTACTTTACAGGAAGGCTCTGGGATATGCCGATCGTAGTAATGAAAAGGCTTTCGATGATTCCTCACGATTTCTAATTGGGTCGATCACCAAGCCCTTTACCGCAGCAGCAGTGCTCATCCTGGTGGAGTCTGGAGAACTGGCCTTAGAAGACCGATTGAATAAGTACTTTCCCGAATTTCCAAGAGCTCACGAGGTTACAATTAGGCACTTGCTCAATCATACTTCGGGAATCAAGGATTATCACGAACTGCCCAATTGGAAGGAGGAAAGTCAAAGAGCTTTGCTTACCTCGATGGATGTGGTTAAGGCTGTTGCTCGGGAGTCCTATCGCTACGAACCCGGGGAGAAATTCCATTATTCCAATACCGGTTATATCCTTTTGGGACTCATCATAGAGCAGGTAAGTGGCCAAACTTTTGACCATTATTTGGACATGCAAATTTTTCAACCCTTGGGCCTAAGTCATACAGGGGTGATCAAGAATTCAGTTTCGATCCCGAACTTGGTTAAGGGATACCGGACCAATCCCTTGGGGAGTCAGGAAGCTGAATGGATCAATTATGATCAACCGTTTAGTTCGGGGAACGTTTATTCCAATCTGGAGGATTTAAGGTGTTTCACCCGTGCGGTCTTTCAGGGAACGTTGTTTGCTACCCATCATCTTGAATCCATAGGAGCTGAATCATCGAGTATTTATGAATTGGGCTGGGGAATTCGCTCACTCGATTCACTCCAACTAATCGGCCATGTGGGTGCAATGAATGGCTTCGTGGGAGGAATTAGCTACTGGCCAGAAGAGGATTTGTTTATTGGCTACCTGACCAACGATGATAACACGCCCAGGTTTGAAATAAGCCATAGTCTTTCTCAATTAGCCTTGGGTTATAAGGTTCCCATTCCAGAGCGAAAGACCTATCGAAATCAAACTGATGTGGATATTGGTTTGTATACCGGTCGCTACTTAGTTAAGCCTGGAGATACCCTCCGGGTGTATGAAGATGGAGGTCAATTGTACCTTCAGGAAACCGGACAGGAGTCTCATATTATGTTCGGATATGGTGCTAACCGATTTGATTTTGAGCGTCTTGAGTTTAATGCGGTATTCAGGGATTCCATAGGAGAGGGCTTTCAAACCCTGGTTTTTGAAAACAAGGGAAACACGTTTCTTCAGGCCAATCGGGTTCCTAAAGGGGCATTTTGA
- a CDS encoding T9SS type A sorting domain-containing protein, whose translation MKYLVSTLASLVFVFSASAQSAQWVKLNTGTTKDIYDIHFLSPDTGYIVGEDYLFKKTTDGGQTWKDLPTPTINEKPGNGGDIMGIDYHGGYRWSHLDSGLFLAWREGYGGMITEDEGASYIHFAYDDSNMFCSIRGFRALDEHGGNGYVNLITYGESCGGNGVYYNYYNGPFGFPYADSTPTAQPNVITSVDRDSFITIFGHSDGYLRKERWVTAPLDSLYLDSTGITAVHAAGNGTWYAATNSGLNNMYRSDDSGSTFYQDPSFPQTFHYPQINDMSFVEPELGIAAGISNGRNGVIMIRDSSGWFFLTAEQPLNKAKLFDNGVGYVAGENGLMMRTGAFPPADTLGIRELHLNQLSVYPNPVESTFYLENLNPDLEIHALQLVQMTGSVVKSFDPSESELDVSDVPQGVYFLVLNSGGYRVSHKVVKR comes from the coding sequence ATGAAATATTTAGTTTCCACATTAGCTTCACTTGTTTTTGTTTTTTCGGCTTCTGCTCAATCCGCTCAGTGGGTTAAACTCAACACCGGAACAACGAAGGATATTTACGACATCCATTTTTTATCTCCTGATACGGGTTATATCGTAGGGGAGGACTACCTCTTTAAAAAGACCACCGACGGAGGTCAAACCTGGAAGGATTTACCCACTCCAACGATAAACGAAAAACCTGGAAATGGGGGAGACATCATGGGTATTGACTACCATGGCGGCTACCGCTGGAGTCATTTGGATTCTGGATTGTTCCTGGCCTGGCGTGAAGGATATGGGGGTATGATCACCGAAGATGAAGGGGCGAGTTATATTCATTTTGCCTACGACGATTCCAATATGTTTTGCTCTATTCGAGGTTTTCGGGCGTTAGATGAGCACGGCGGAAATGGATATGTAAATCTCATTACCTATGGAGAATCCTGCGGTGGAAACGGGGTTTATTACAATTACTACAATGGCCCTTTTGGTTTCCCTTATGCCGATTCTACACCAACAGCTCAGCCGAATGTTATCACCTCGGTAGATCGCGATAGCTTCATTACCATTTTTGGCCATAGTGATGGTTATCTGCGAAAAGAACGTTGGGTAACCGCTCCTTTAGATTCGTTGTATCTGGATAGTACAGGCATCACGGCTGTTCACGCTGCAGGCAATGGAACCTGGTATGCTGCAACGAATAGTGGGCTAAACAACATGTATCGTTCAGATGATTCGGGATCCACGTTTTACCAGGATCCGTCCTTTCCTCAAACTTTTCATTACCCTCAAATCAATGATATGAGCTTTGTTGAGCCTGAGTTGGGTATCGCTGCCGGAATCAGCAATGGGAGAAATGGTGTGATCATGATTCGCGACTCCAGCGGTTGGTTTTTCCTTACTGCTGAGCAGCCCTTGAATAAAGCAAAACTGTTTGACAATGGAGTAGGGTATGTAGCCGGAGAAAATGGACTGATGATGCGAACCGGGGCTTTTCCTCCAGCCGATACTTTAGGCATCCGTGAGTTGCACTTGAATCAACTTAGTGTATATCCGAATCCTGTGGAGTCCACTTTCTACCTGGAAAACCTGAATCCAGACCTCGAAATTCATGCTCTCCAACTGGTGCAAATGACGGGTTCCGTGGTTAAATCCTTTGATCCTTCAGAAAGCGAATTAGATGTTTCCGATGTTCCGCAAGGGGTGTACTTCCTGGTATTGAACTCCGGGGGTTATCGGGTGAGTCACAAAGTAGTGAAGCGATAA
- a CDS encoding response regulator transcription factor yields MEKIHVLIVEDDPEMAEELKNELLELQYRVTAANNLTEAIGQFHLSQPDIVLIDIVLNGEKGGIKLAQHIYQDQSKRVPVLFLTNMQDRETFEQARRTVPCGYLLKPYNPMELVYAIELALEQFYSPDQADTKREEVKCLFVKKRDRMVKLQFEDVEYIQVEGRYCQLHTAKENYLIQYSLKELQELLPASSFVRIHRTYVVQVDSIRSLSPQDSTVEMKGGKLLPLSRRYLQAIKQNYKILV; encoded by the coding sequence ATGGAAAAAATTCATGTTCTTATTGTTGAAGATGATCCGGAAATGGCGGAGGAACTTAAGAATGAATTGTTGGAGCTCCAATACCGGGTAACTGCGGCAAATAACTTAACCGAAGCCATCGGTCAATTTCATTTGAGCCAACCCGATATAGTACTCATCGATATTGTTTTGAATGGAGAAAAAGGCGGGATCAAATTGGCTCAGCATATATATCAGGATCAGAGTAAACGGGTTCCAGTTCTGTTTTTAACCAATATGCAAGACCGCGAAACTTTTGAGCAAGCCCGTCGAACGGTGCCTTGTGGTTACCTGCTCAAACCCTATAATCCTATGGAATTGGTCTATGCCATTGAACTGGCTTTGGAACAGTTTTACAGCCCCGATCAGGCTGACACAAAACGGGAGGAGGTCAAATGCTTGTTTGTCAAAAAGCGGGATCGAATGGTTAAGCTGCAATTTGAAGATGTGGAATACATTCAGGTTGAGGGACGGTATTGCCAATTGCATACGGCCAAGGAAAATTACCTGATTCAATATTCCTTAAAAGAGTTACAGGAATTGCTGCCTGCATCCTCTTTCGTTCGAATTCATCGAACCTATGTGGTTCAAGTGGATAGCATTAGGTCTTTATCTCCGCAAGATTCTACGGTTGAAATGAAGGGTGGAAAATTACTCCCCTTAAGTCGTCGCTACCTACAAGCCATTAAGCAGAACTACAAAATTCTGGTATAA
- a CDS encoding O-antigen ligase family protein yields the protein MASMPDLMKRLSPALLPIGVLVVVLAFSNQFLDPTQPLRFEVLALLCLGLNGWMFFQTKLKLDTKLSMGFFGSQVLFLILGFIGVFGVADPYSGVFEMLKLLLLFNFILTAYFYLKQYGDLNFEKLGYAFAGIQLATLLGLGYACLNTEVISQKLMGGLFVNPNLTSQVLFLTLPLILHTLIQSRNLVLRIALVTLTVTNLLALYLLGSWTVFLALAVFMMASLGLYFFSSSQFSKGLKYALAGFGLVGLAALLFTLQSYLVERPSFSHRKVLWERTLGMIQEKPLLGEGISSWRVHNQYHVRPNELELHQAVGNDFYLGGTTFYLRPHNDFLWIWSEMGFLGLLLYLAGFGLALYAGIYLIFNGDSKSRTLILISTSALLSYLVIAALSFPKERIGLSVILSIYSVILLVHYDRLKLQQSGSISLHRGIAGILALMAGYGIFIGSERLKADYHMRNALEAKESKQWQKGLSELRQGESDLYRIASNGIPVSWYQGTFQMELGQVQKAHEYFLKAYQFHPTQIHVLNNLGTSYGVQGEIDSAIVFYRKATQFDPVFEEPRINLSGIYFNQGDLDRAWFEIAQVSPYSSHPQYRLFVLTILRAKWEETLVKQAIEKGIEEKAQKKLTLDYELLLLFKKHLDTGRDFDVLFFEELQ from the coding sequence ATGGCATCCATGCCCGATTTGATGAAAAGGTTGAGTCCTGCCCTGCTTCCAATCGGTGTGTTGGTTGTTGTACTCGCTTTTTCCAATCAATTCTTAGATCCTACTCAACCCCTTAGATTTGAGGTTCTCGCCCTACTTTGCCTGGGCTTGAATGGCTGGATGTTTTTCCAAACCAAACTAAAACTGGACACCAAACTTTCGATGGGGTTCTTTGGCTCTCAGGTTCTCTTCCTAATCCTTGGCTTTATTGGGGTATTTGGCGTAGCTGATCCGTATTCTGGCGTTTTTGAGATGCTTAAGCTATTGCTCCTTTTCAACTTTATTCTAACCGCATACTTCTACCTAAAACAGTACGGTGACTTAAACTTCGAAAAATTGGGCTACGCCTTTGCCGGTATCCAATTAGCTACTTTACTCGGCCTGGGATATGCCTGCCTAAATACGGAGGTCATTTCTCAAAAATTGATGGGTGGCTTGTTCGTCAATCCAAACCTGACCAGTCAGGTGCTGTTTTTAACCCTGCCCCTGATCCTGCATACCTTGATCCAGTCCAGGAACCTGGTCCTTCGAATCGCTTTGGTTACGTTAACCGTGACCAATCTTTTGGCTCTTTATTTACTCGGATCCTGGACCGTGTTTTTGGCCCTGGCTGTTTTTATGATGGCATCGTTAGGCCTTTACTTTTTTAGTTCAAGTCAATTTTCCAAAGGTTTGAAGTATGCCCTGGCTGGATTTGGGTTAGTTGGACTTGCCGCACTCCTGTTTACCCTGCAATCCTACCTGGTTGAAAGGCCGTCCTTCAGCCACCGTAAAGTACTCTGGGAAAGGACGCTGGGCATGATCCAGGAAAAACCTCTTCTCGGAGAAGGCATCAGCAGTTGGCGAGTGCATAACCAATACCATGTACGGCCTAATGAGCTGGAATTACATCAAGCAGTAGGCAACGATTTCTACTTGGGGGGCACCACCTTTTACCTTAGACCTCACAATGATTTTCTCTGGATTTGGTCAGAAATGGGTTTCCTCGGATTGTTGCTCTACCTGGCTGGATTTGGACTGGCCCTTTACGCCGGAATCTATCTAATCTTCAACGGGGATTCAAAATCGAGGACCTTGATTCTAATCTCCACATCCGCACTGCTCTCCTATTTAGTTATAGCGGCATTAAGCTTTCCCAAAGAGCGAATCGGGTTATCGGTGATTTTGTCCATCTACTCTGTTATTCTGTTGGTTCATTACGATCGGCTAAAGCTTCAACAATCAGGTAGCATTTCTCTCCACCGTGGAATTGCCGGCATTTTGGCCCTTATGGCAGGTTACGGAATCTTCATTGGCTCTGAACGGTTAAAGGCCGATTACCACATGCGAAATGCCTTAGAGGCTAAGGAAAGTAAACAGTGGCAAAAAGGGTTATCCGAACTGCGTCAAGGGGAAAGTGATTTATACAGAATAGCCAGCAATGGCATTCCAGTTAGCTGGTACCAGGGTACTTTTCAAATGGAATTGGGACAGGTTCAAAAAGCCCATGAGTACTTTTTAAAAGCCTATCAATTTCACCCGACTCAAATCCATGTTTTAAACAATTTAGGCACCTCCTATGGCGTTCAGGGAGAGATTGATTCAGCCATCGTTTTTTATCGAAAAGCCACGCAGTTTGACCCCGTATTTGAAGAACCCAGAATCAACCTGAGTGGGATCTATTTCAACCAGGGAGACCTCGATCGAGCCTGGTTTGAAATCGCTCAGGTATCACCCTATTCCAGCCACCCTCAATACCGGCTTTTTGTTCTTACTATACTTCGGGCCAAATGGGAGGAAACGTTGGTAAAACAGGCCATCGAAAAAGGAATTGAAGAGAAAGCTCAGAAGAAATTGACCTTGGACTATGAACTTCTCCTACTCTTTAAAAAACATCTTGACACCGGAAGAGATTTTGATGTTTTGTTTTTTGAAGAGCTTCAATAA
- a CDS encoding SDR family oxidoreductase, translating to MHVLPTGATGYIGKRLLQSLLQRGYSVTCCVRNRQRFTPPVGFDDQLEVLETDFNEPLVPPSNLKPVSVAYYLIHSLSESTEGIAQSELNTARHFRLLAESLQCEQVIYLGGIAHENHLSEHLASRKGVEEELKKGAFKTTILRAAIIVGSGSASFEIIRDLVEKIPVMVTPRWVNTLCQPISIRNVIDYLLGVIQNEKTYNETFDIGGPEVLSYKQMMLDFGSVRGLKRLIYTLPVMTPRLSSYWLYFITSTNYKLAVNLVKSMKVEVVCRDNRLQDILQIELISYKDAVQNAFGKIEQNMVVSSWNDALSSSGKEQNWNQHIRVPSQGCFIDNRTFRLGDTQETVLKRLWQIGGKKGWYYASWLWKIRGFLDRLVGGVGLRRGRTNALQIHPGDALDFWRVLVADPGKGRLLLYAEMKLPGEAWLEFNIRSQENGQDILVQQATFRPRGLTGRLYWYSVSPFHAFLFEGMGRKIAG from the coding sequence TTGCACGTATTACCCACTGGAGCCACGGGATATATTGGAAAAAGACTGCTGCAATCTCTGCTACAGCGCGGTTATTCGGTGACTTGCTGTGTGAGAAACCGGCAGCGTTTCACTCCGCCGGTAGGATTTGATGATCAGCTAGAAGTGCTTGAAACAGATTTCAACGAACCCTTGGTGCCGCCTTCCAACCTGAAACCCGTGTCAGTAGCCTATTACTTAATTCACTCCTTATCCGAATCTACCGAAGGCATTGCCCAAAGTGAACTAAATACAGCCAGGCATTTTAGACTTTTGGCGGAAAGCCTGCAATGCGAGCAGGTTATATACCTTGGGGGAATCGCTCATGAAAATCACTTATCCGAACACCTGGCTTCGCGCAAAGGTGTGGAAGAGGAGTTGAAAAAAGGAGCATTCAAAACCACTATTCTTCGGGCTGCCATTATTGTTGGGTCGGGGAGTGCTTCTTTTGAGATTATTCGGGATCTGGTTGAAAAAATCCCAGTCATGGTAACTCCCAGGTGGGTAAATACACTTTGCCAGCCCATTTCCATCCGCAATGTCATTGACTACTTACTCGGTGTGATTCAAAATGAGAAGACTTACAATGAAACTTTTGACATTGGTGGGCCAGAAGTGTTGAGCTACAAACAAATGATGCTCGATTTTGGCTCAGTCAGAGGCCTTAAGCGGCTGATATACACCTTACCCGTAATGACACCCAGATTATCTTCCTATTGGCTCTATTTTATCACATCTACCAACTACAAGCTTGCCGTTAACCTGGTGAAGAGTATGAAGGTGGAAGTGGTATGCCGGGATAACCGCTTGCAGGATATTCTGCAGATCGAATTGATCAGTTACAAGGACGCGGTTCAAAATGCCTTTGGGAAAATCGAGCAGAACATGGTGGTTTCCAGTTGGAATGACGCCCTATCATCAAGTGGCAAGGAGCAAAATTGGAACCAACATATTCGGGTCCCTTCGCAAGGATGTTTCATTGATAATCGAACTTTTAGGCTGGGTGATACCCAAGAGACCGTTTTGAAACGACTCTGGCAAATTGGCGGCAAAAAAGGATGGTATTATGCCAGCTGGTTGTGGAAAATCCGTGGTTTTCTCGATCGCCTTGTGGGTGGAGTTGGTCTTAGGAGAGGCCGCACCAATGCCCTGCAGATTCATCCGGGTGATGCTTTGGATTTTTGGCGTGTACTTGTGGCCGATCCGGGTAAGGGCCGATTGCTCCTCTATGCAGAAATGAAGTTGCCTGGGGAGGCTTGGTTAGAATTCAATATTCGAAGCCAGGAAAATGGGCAGGACATTCTGGTTCAACAAGCCACTTTTAGGCCAAGGGGGTTAACGGGAAGGCTTTATTGGTATTCGGTGAGTCCTTTTCATGCCTTTTTGTTTGAAGGAATGGGGCGGAAGATAGCCGGTTAG